TGGATAACTAAATTCCAAAATTTAGCAATATGGAAGGGCCATTTcataggaataaaaaaaatatttttataacaaactCTTGTATGTGTAAAATATGTGAAGAAATATTATAGAGCTGTAGTTCTGTCCATCATCAATTCAACATATTTCATGCATGAAAGACATGGGATTTCTGTTCGTAGAATAAAATATAGATCTAGATCGAAGGCCAATTAGGCTGAATTAATTTGGAACATTATGaggttaaaaaaataagtttCACGTGAATACATtcacatgaaaataaaatattaagacGATTTAATTTTAGTTCGTTCTCTATCACATCACCACACACTAGCACGTACTCGATCGCTGTTTCGCTTCATGTTTACTCAGCGATAACAATAACACAGCATTCACGAAAGATGCGTCTCCATCCGACCAAAGCATGCGTCACGATAAGTGAATAAAACCTCACGAAGAACGATTTTCCACAAATACAACGTTCCATCGATCACTTCGATCACGAGTTGGAAAACATTAACACCAACATTGTTGTGATGTTCCAGCACTCGGGGCAACAATACCGCGGTACCACTACTGATAACGATCGACTTAACCTCCACACACCTGTGCCACCATCGGAGGGGGTGCTGGGTGCGCGAATCGAAAGGGGAGGGTGAAGAAAAACTGTCTCGCgaccaacacacaacacccCCTTCATTGTAACTAACACACCGTCAGGTACGGGTGTGTAGTGAAACACGACGCGGCCATTCAACTGAGTCACGGAATTCCGCAGCAGTGTGTCCGGTGTGTCGCACTGCCCGTAACCTGCAGTATCTGTTCACTGATTAGGAGTGGCGGTCGAGTTTTTGTGCCATCGAGACAGACACGTGTCGGTGAAAATTCTGCAGGAAAACCCGGCATCTGTTGCTCTCCTGCACGATCGACAGGTTGATTGGTGTGTAGTGCAATTTCGGACTAGGAAATAAAGTGCCAGAGCGACTAATCACAGCGCCCGTTATCGAACGGCTGTGCTGTGTGCGAAGGTTTAAATTTCCGCGTACAGTGCAGAGCCAGACCCAGTCATCAGCTTTTTCACGCGGACGGCAAGTGGTTGTGCCGTACGGTGCGAGAGTGTTCGATGGTGAGAGTGTTACCGCGCTCGCAAGTGTAAGTGGACCCGCGAAAACACGACACGATAGCTGTGATAGATAGCGCGaataaagaggaaaaacattCCGCCTGAGTGTGTGGATGTGGCtgtgcgataaaaaaaatacttctcGTCCAAAGTCTCAGTAGTAAGGCGGCTCGGCTGCCGGACGCATCTGCTCATCTCGTTAACATTACGCTTTCTCGATCAGCGTCGGCGAGCAGTGAGTTGGCATACAGAGTCAACGCGGTTCCTCTCACGCACGTATCAGTGTTTGCGCAAGCTATTAAGCCTCCaagtgggtgggtgggtggaaaacaaCGGCAACCAACATGCACCGCCATAATGGTAATGGTGGTAGTGGTACCAACGACGACGATGTTGAGGAGGCGATCCATCAGTCATTCGCCCGGCCGAAGCGTCAGACGCACTTGAAACCTGCTGCCGATCGCATTTCGTGCGACAGCGGCATTTCGCTGGAGGACCCAGCACTGATCACCAACAGCACCCCCATCAATCCTCCCACCGTGGTGCGCCGTCCGAAAGGTGGTAATGGTGCGACATCGTACGTTCGACGCCTAACCCAACTGTTCGAGAATCTAACGCACGACGAACTGCGCCACGAACAGGAACGCCAGGAACAGTGCACCATGTCCACGACCGCGGTAGGAACGCAGTCCCGGACGCCCTGGGAACTGCAGCAGGTAACGGAAGAGCCAACCACACCGGAAGTGAACGAAGAAGCAAGCAACTCTACCCCAACCGTGCCTACAATCTGCCCAGTGTTACCGAGTGCGATCGTGGAAAGTGTTGAAGTGGTGCGCGGTACGGTCGAAAGTGAAAATTGCCCCGCGAGTGACGCTACAAACGATGCGGAAATTGCACAAGACGCATTAGGTCCGCTGCCAGTGGTGGCTCGCTCGCGGATGCCCAATTTGGAGGCCAGTGCGGAAGATCGTGTTATGTCGATGAGTGTGCGGATGAGCGGGGCACGTGCGAGCAGTGGTGGGATGGGCAAGAAAAGGCTCAGTCGACGTCGCCGAACGCAACAGATGGGGGAGgaaagtggtggtggtgttggcaTTGTGGGTGGACTGCGGGCACTCAGCTACGCCAACGAGCAGGGTGATGATAAGatggatggtggtgatggtgaacaACAGTACTACGACTACatcgacgatgacgatgagttCGATACTAGCGACGAGGAGGAAACGGTTGGCAGAAAACCGGAGCAGAAGGGAAGGTATGGCCACTTTCACCCACCCCCTTTGCGAAGGGTTAAGGGTGGTGAGACACTGCTAGCACAgctaacacacaaacagaaacacagGGAAAAAAGACCATCAAAAATCTGATAAAACGCTTATCTTTCTACCGGTTCTAACGATCATCGCCTCGTATCGAGGTCGTAGATCTACAAAGTTATCagcgacacaaacacacacacacaaaaggtctgcctttttttttttggttaagtTATTACAGCAAGGGCATTTGAGATTTGGTtggtagttttctttttccaaggTAAAGCCTTCCGTGTAAGCTACATTTTATTGGTTCGATAAGATGCTATAAGGTAGCATTTTTAGAGTTTTCGGTTTACGAATTCTCCGTTGGAAAGACTGAAGATGTTGAAAgggttgaaaataaatattagacTTGTATCTTCGATAAGGCAGTACTTGATGGAACGATACAGACTGCAGTGTACTTCACAACACCTGTGCCCAACTGTACTCATTTGGGTGGCCTTTTTGTTAATTAAGACGAATGACAAAAAGTGGTGTTTGATTAGAATCTTCCTGCTTCTGGGAGATCACCAAAGTGAAAGGGAGTAAACAGCGGACCATAATATTGCTTACATGACTTATCCATATCCGGTAGCCATGATAATTGTTAGTCTACAATACTGGGGACcggatccggatgggattcgttATAAATCCTTGTGTAGACCACTACTCCATACCAGCCAAGATCGGCTGGATAATAACGCTGTTGATTTATATAAAGGAAAAGTAGGATCACTTAGACGAATAGTTCAAACGTATAGGGGTAATATTGCAAGTTCGCTGTGGATCTTTGCgtataattgaattttacatTCACTGAAGAAACTATTTGCATCGCCCCTATGGTCTTTTGCAGTCAGTACTCTAAatttggggcggcccggtggtacaggcgacagtggcgctaGTCTACACACGGGTCAACTCCCATCTATCAGgggtcaaatcccatccggcccTTATCCCCGTAGTgataggactgactatccaactacgtgatatcgacaagtctagtaagtcattcgaaggccggcgtgatctCGAATATAAGATCgtaaatgtgaaaaaatatatcaagTTCAAGGGTAAATTAAATGATCCAGGGGCCGATGGTTATACGACAACAGTCTTCCTTGTCTTCCCAAGGCAGAACCGGAATCAAAATCCCATCTGAACCATTCCTCCTTAGTAAGGACTTgaccatccaactacatggtatctaGCGAGTCTGGTAAGAAAATGGCCGACATGACCCtagaaacatttttatccACGAAGATGATGAGAAGTGTATTAGTAAACTTAGAAAAATAGTAATTCCAACCTTTAAAACCATAAGCTCTTTAAATTACAAGACAATGAAGTATATAGCTAGAGGTAGATGCAAggctttttaaacatttaatttgtcATAAGCTTGCTACTGCAAACCATTCAGCTGTGACAAGCATAAAAATTATAGCATCCATCAAACCATATTGCCGGCCCGCGGAAGTACGTGCGATGAACGTTCCAACACCTCCCACGACACTTTTTAAGTATACTCTGTCCTCGGAAGCAGGCGAAGAGATCAagaggaaaaggaaattggagagaaaaaatggcCGCACAGACTGGTGCCGCAGTTATGCAATTGTCGCGTAATACGTTCTATcagcgccagcagcagcatgaatAATGCATGCATGCATTGGTAGTGCTGGATTCTCGGAAATTTAATTCTCACCGATGGCCGCACCAAGTAGCGAGAGTGGCGAGCAAGACGGTGGTGTAAAAGGCACACCACAAAGAAATCACATTTGATGATGTTGCAAGACCAGCGGGCGACAACGCACACGAGGTCAAACGATCAGAAAGTGGCATCAAATCGGTTTGCGCATCACGATTCTGGCGCTAAAGCACGCACCTCCGCCGAGCTCGATTTGCGGAAGAACTTGAACCTTTTGCGAACCGCCGGTGCCGGAGAACCGCTCCGCACCAAAAAGCTTCTGAGTCATCGTATTGTGTACGCTATTTTGCTTTCAAATGTCTGGTGCTGCACCCTGATAGAGCTGTTGGCGCACGCTCGATTGGAATGGAAATTGGTAAAACgttaagaagaaaatttaatccATATTTTGCTGTCCCTTATCAAGCGCGCATAATTGTGGGGTGCCGCATCAGTACCCAAATGCCGCTTCAAGCGGACACAAGCTGATTTGCGTTAGAATTCGACTATTTGCGTTTGTCTATCGATAACGGGCCTGgcgcgaaaataaaaacaagaactATCGCTAATTTTTTTAGAACGGAGCTCATGTTTACATGCCACAAAAGCTGCGTGGGAAAATCCCCTTTTAAATTCGTTATCGAGGGCGCGTGTCATCGCGTAAAGCGTCAAACGAActggagcaaacaaaacgtcTAGACCGAATCCGCAGACGGCTCTAAGCTAATTTGCTCTGTGCGTGCTTGCAGTGAGGGCGAATTCGGTGAAGGTGAAGCTGCGCCAGAGATTTCGGAAGCACACAACATGCACGTACCGGTGATCGATCGAGGCACTCCGCACTACGAAGAGCACGACGAGTTTAGCAGCAGTTCGTTCGACAGTGACTCAGAAGATGGAGAACCATTTGCGGTACGGCCCGACTCGAACAGTTCACTCAAAACAGCGTAAGTAGCGTTTAGGTAGAGCGAACCAATCCATGTCTCTATCAGTCACTGATCATATCTTTctgctgcaaaacaacaacaaaccagtCGCGTAACAAGCATTCTACAGGAGCTGTTGGCAAACGAGGCAAACTACGTACAAACGCTCGGGCGAGGAATCGAGAACTACGTTAGCATTATGACGGGGAAGGATATGCCACCGGCACTGCGTGGACAAAAGTATCACATTTTCGGTAACATCGAGAAGATCCACAACCTGCACCAGAACCAGTTTCTACCGATGTTGGAAAGCAATCGGGCGAGCATTGCCGGCATTGCGGAAACGTTCATCTGGTTCCTGGAGAATGATAAGTTCTACTGCTACATCATGTTCGCTCTCAATCGCCCAAAGTCGGAGCGGATCTGTAACAGGAACTTAGACTTCTTTCAGGTAGGTTACATCACACCTTCGCCTGTGTGCGTAATCCCTAACATTCTCCTTGTTCCGATCGTTCcacagcgtcgtcagcaggaAGTAGACGATAAGCTCGGCCTGAACAGCTTCCTCCTGCAACCGATCCAACGACTACCCCGATACAAACTGCTGCTCGCCGAGATTAACAAGGAGATCCTGAAGCAGATGGAGGACACACTGCTCGAATCGGTCAAGGACGAGATCGGTATCCTCTGCAAGGCGGAAAAGCGTCTCGAACGCTTCATCGACATCGTAAACGAGGCGATGAGCATTAACGACATTCAAGAGTGCTACGAGGTGCGTATGATTCGCGCAACAGTACACAAAATTCtactgcagtttttttttttaagttttgcgTGAAAAATAGTGTGtcaacgtgtttttttcttcttctgcaaaTCAATCCAAATTCCAAACGAAATTACTGTGAGCatttgagtttgtgtgtgcgttattATGTGCGAAATTGGCACGAATTTACCTCGATTGTATACAACTCAGGGTCCCAACAGTGTGCGGCAGGAGCTCATGAACCAATGTCTTGCGATATCCGATCTCTTCAGCAGTCCGCTGCATGCACCGATGGTGCTGATACTGCGCCCCGCTCAGGACCATAATCCGGCCAAACGAGAACCCGTGAGTGAGGGACTGGAGAACAAACAATGGTGCACTGGTGTCTTGGCGCCTATCTGCTACTGATTTGGGGGCATATTTGGGGTCTAGACGCTTCATCTCAACACACTTTAAGATCCACATTGAAGGCTATGAAACTAACACTACAAATATACTAAGATCAGACGGGAAAGGGTTTCTTCGTGGTGGTGGCCGGTGTTGTACACTAACACTAATAATTACACTTGTTACAGAGGTTAcaggattttgttttcttttcctgtagGACACACACTAACCAGGTGTACAGAACCAACACATTTTGGGGATGGAAAAACTCATCCACCTTTGACTCTGTTGCTAATATCTTACATCCATGCCTACCTTGCTCCTTCCAGATTAACCTGTTCAGTCAGGGCAAGTTCCGGAAGATGTTCGAGGTAGACATCTACGACTGGGATCACCGAAGACGCTACCCAGCGAAACTGTTCCTGTTCGAACGGAGCGCCATCTACACGGAAAAGGTAAAAACCCATCTCGAGTACCGTGGGCGGTACGATGAGTCGGAAATCGGCATCCACAACGAAAACCGCAACAAGGTGTACCTTTACGCGAGGAAGCGTGGCATCCAGGAGATCGAGGTAACGTGCAACGACATGAACGAGGCACAGCGTTTGTCCACGCACGTCGAGAAAATGATGCGAGAGTTTGCGGTGAACGAGCGCGATCGGATCAATACGCTTGTGCGGCCCCGGATACCAAGTGTAATGACGATTAACCGACGCAGCGTTACCAGCATGATGTCCAGCAACAGTGCCGTCAGTAGTATGCGTAAGCACAAGGACCACAAGAACTTCCTCGAAAGGAGAATGGAGACTAagtatagatttttttttgtcttttgcaGGAGAAAGTTATGAATCCACCTCACAAACCACTTGGTATGTTAGCTTGTAGAGGTGGTATCTATGTGGCTTCGGCAATAATCGGAAGGCCCTCTGTACTGTATGTGCTTGTCTAAGTCCAAAGCCTTCCCTCCCATTCCGCAACCTACCCACTCATCTCTGTACATATATCTCaaaacgattttgtttttagccTTAAGTGACGCCCCCCGACTCATTTCAAGCCCAAGGTGCCTGTGTggtttgataataaaaaaaaaccagtacctccaattggaaaaaatggacGTTTTTTGCTGTGTAATTGGGACGTTAAGTTCgctatgtttgttttgtgcgctGCATATCCCTTTTTCTTCCGTATGTTTATGTTGGTGTCGAGTTCAGTTCTCAAGGAATGTATTAAATTAATGGTGCTTGAGGGTATTGCGTCGCCGTCCTCGTtcgtgctggtgctggtcAACCATATTGCCTAGTAGATCCCATTTCTTAACACAGCCTAAGCATCTTCCCTTACAGGAGTACCGATAAACCGATCGCACAGTTTGCCACCATGCAGAAAAACTTTTGCAGAATACTGGCCGCTAACCGGCGGTACTATTTCAACGAGCTGCCGCAAGAGTTGGCCTCACGGGTTGCTGACTTTATGCGCGTCTACGACCGGATACTGCATTTCCATACCAAGCGTTTGTACGAGGATCTGTCGCGGCCGGATACGGGTATCGATGAGGTGTGTGAGTTTTTCATCGGGTACTTGAAGGTGAGTTGGagatgtttttaaaaagttggagtaaaatgataagaaaaactattttacaCCGATTTTCCAGGATGGAACGCTCGATTTTCACCATGAATACATTCGCCTGTTCAAACCGGCAGCGGAAGTTcttaaaaatattcacaaaGCATCGGTAAGTGGTTAGTTTCATTAAAGTGTACTCAAAATGTGCTTACAACCATCGACTTCCGTTACAAAATAACCGCCATTTTGCCATATTCCATGTAATTCTTACAAGGGTGAAATATTACATGAAGCGTTTCtaaatttcaaatgaaacgTTTCATGAAGCGTTGATATTTCAAACTTGTATAACTGTCCACATGGCATGGTAGAACAGTTTCTAGAGATGATTCACTATGGATCGTTTTCAATATTTCGGTGAAATTagtaggtttttttgtttgcatatttattTCCTTAAATATGCTGATTACTAACTTCTGCTGGAATATGCTGATATGTGATGACTGAAATAATGAACAATATTAATACAgcattttctccttattctttgccttatttcGGGCATGcttggttgttgtgtgttgtatcCTTCCGGATTGCCTATTGTGgtctttttttaaagttttcttaTTTACTCCTGATATATTTGTTTGATAATTACGTTGTCTTTACACATACAGTTTCATATTAAATACTTTCTCTACTAAAATGTtctgttttataaaaattaattggTGACTGGTtccttaatttaaaaaacggtGGTGTGGTtccttaatttaaaaaaataattatttatcaaCAACGAATCCCCCCAATAGTGATATCAatgcatgcaaaacaaatattagGCAGGTAACAGTGGGGCTTGTCAGCTTGTTTATTTCAACCAAAGCACCTCGACATCAGAGGACGAATATTCTGAAATTCTAAGGCCCTTAAGCTGTAGATATCAAACACGACATCTTATAGTTCCCATACTGCTTCAAATAACGAAGTCTTCATGGTCAGATCACACTATCTACCACTTAAGCTGTCAGGCGTGATCAATCTTCCAACAGATATGGTAATCACTCCTAGACGCACCAATAGTCTTCTTCTGATATGCTCCGTACCACAATCCCGAATCAACTTCTCGAGAGatatctctcactctctttgcCACGAAAGAAAACACGGGGACCTTATATTCTAGGGTATCTCTAGCTAAACATCCTGTGTATTACTGAAGTAGGATTCTCTTACTATTGGAGTGGGCGTGTTTGTGCAATTAACACCACTGGCTGGTAAATACTTAGAACCAATTCAACACATTTGGTAGAATAAATATAAAGATCCTTACACTCTTTTTGCTACGAGCAAATTTTATTCCACTTAACCTACTACCGTAAACTGATAAGCTATTCCATCGATAAAGGCCCAATCTCCCATCTATCAAAACttatgccccccccccccccccctccccattaCTTCGCTTCCATCGTTCGGTCTATTATCGCTTCTTTCCCACAGTTTTTTGTTATATCCTTCAATCATTGCAATTAAAGCCGACCGACACTTTAATTGCAGCGCTCCAGTATCACCGACAGCATGGTTGCACCGACGATGGATGAGTTTACCTTTCTGTGCGTACAGCACTGGAACAAGCTCGAACACTTCTTCCAGGCGCTGGTGGTACAGATATCCGAGCAGATGAACTCGGGCCATATGGAGCATCAGGATCTGTTCCGCAAGCTGGCGTACGTTGAGGTACAGGTGGCCAGCTTTCGCAAGCTGCTCTTCCAAAACTATCGGCTGTTCAACATGGACGAGAAGATATCGCCGGAGCGGTTGGGGCTGGTGCTGTACTCTGATCGTGTGCGGTACGATAACGAAACGATCAGCTCGCACCGGGTGCTGCTCTGCGAGCGTGCGGTCGTGTGTGTtaaattccatttcattcGGGTAAGTCTAGTGGCAGGAGTTTCCAGTCTTGTTGGACGATTTTTATATGCTCAATATCCCATGCTCACTTTAATGGCAGGAATTTGGGCGCCAGACGGAAAAGTACACCGGTTTCGCGTTTATCGATCGCTTTGGGCGCGATGGCAAGATGCCGAACGTACGCATCAGCAAGAAGTCCGAGGTGCGGCTGAACGTGGTGCAGAACGAGGCGAAACACCCGATCGACTTCGGCAACACGGCCAACCGGGACAAGTTCTATGGCCAGTACTGTGCGGTACACGCTAAACACACGTAGAACGAAGGCAGCGACGCCATAGTCTTACTCTATAACCTCTCTGTTTTTCTGGCACAATAAATGCAATGCTTCTTCAACATTAGTCGCTCCAAAAGTTCCCCTTTTATCACTCACAGCTCACTTCGAAAGTATCACTTTCTCCACGGCACTACAGTGTGTGACCTCTTCGTAGAAGATATCAATGCCAACAATTAACCGCAAAACAGTTCTGGCAACATTATGCCGCAACGCAACTCAAATAAGTAATCGCTCCACCCTCTCGTTACAGTGCCGCAAAGAATCCAAATCCATAATTCAATTTCTCCCCCTGTGTTGATAGCACGCGCTGCCCCGGTAGACATTCTTCCGCTCGCGAGATAAGCAATCTTTCCCACACCACGCGATGGATGGACGCCGGACATTGATGTGATCGATAGTGGGCAGTTTGCTAGGCACCGTTCGACTGAACGGATGGCGTTTCGCGTGCGGACAGTACCTTCAGCAGATATTGATGAGTTCGTCGTCAGTTTGCTATCGTTGTTGCTTACTATCtaagagtgtttgtgtgtgagttttcgGTGCTTGAATCAATGCGTTATCTAATCAACACTTCTTCATCCGAACCCGTATCTGCTGCCGTGTGAAGTGTCTGCTCTCTAGCTGGTAACTTGTTGTCCAACAAAAGTGTCGGTGTACAACAACCTGCCCAGTGACCCGAAGATGCATCCGCTTCGTCCACCAATTCCTCCCAAACCGAGATTTCCAGGTCTGTGCAAGAGTCGAGATTTACGTGACAGTGGTATTTCCGTTTCGGACGAACCGTCCGCATCAATGGATTCGCTCAAGCGAACGGTTAGCACCTCGGATACCGTCTCCACACCGAGCGCTGTACGTCAATTAGCGAGCCGGTTCGAAACGATCGCACTGCGTCAGAGCAGTCCCAATCTGCAGCGAACTACTGGCGATGGTGGTGAAACACCACCAGCAATACGGAAACCAATCCCGAAACCAATGATACAGCAACTCCAAACGAAAGTCGAGAGTACACTGCTGGTTACACCATCAAAGTCTATCCAAGTACATCCGTTCGTATCTTCGTCGTACGATCGTACGAAGCTTTCGCAGCGTGCGAGCGCCATCGCCGAAAGGATATACGACACCGTGTACGAAAGGTAAGTTTTTCCGCCCCAGAAGTCGGCGTGAGTCACTAGCCTATATAAACATCGGGCGCGATACGACCTTCTGCTGACTGATAAGCTGATGGTTTCGCACTGATAACGGGTACGGCGGACGCGTACACTACACACCGGCGGGAGGAAATTTACAATCGatggatttattttccatcagaaaaaaaatcctctctCCATTTTCTTACGATGGTAAAATCCCGATGAATCATTTTGCAATCGGCTATAGGTTATGCGCTCGTATGTTTATTTTCGAAATTGTTTGAACTACACAAATTCCAGACGGCACTGCTATAAATAGTTACATCACATTGACATACTGGAAGAAACAGCTGTACTATCCAATGTGGTTGATCTTAGATCTTGATGCTTTATTGGAGGGTATGACTCAACGTCTACTAACTGAAGATTAAAGTTTCGAAGGAAGATGACGTCCGTAGTGAAACTGCGTAGGGCAGTTTCAGGATGAGAGTTATCACTTGAAACGAAATAATGGCTCAAGTCTAATCCGCTGGGCATTGTTCCTTTACACACCACGGAGGCCAAAAGTATTTCTTTATCTTTTGCGAAAATGATTGCACTTTGATTTGGACAAAGTTCACTTTCGAAGGCGTATTGCGAGAATGAAATCTACTTAAACTCTACCTAAACTTTGTCTGTGTTTTACGCTAACCACGACATTGCTTTCAACCACACGGATAAAAGTAGCTCATTCAAGGAAGTCTACAAAGGGTCCAGGAAAGTTATTCACAATTCAGGTGAGAGCCATCCCTTGGCACCATATCCTGAAAAGGTTCAAACGAATCCATCAAACCAAAGGTGGGTAGGATCAGTCGGTGTCGCGAATCCGAATCCAATTGTCTCCTAAAAATGGCTCAAGCTCAAATACGAACTCGTCTCAAATCTAACTTTTCGGCTGACCGGCTTCTTCTTACTAGTGGCTCAACTCACTGTCTTAGAGGCAGAGGCACTGTCTTACAAACATATGCTTCATCTTCGTCGCATTCCAATTCcttgatcttcttcttgacttaacgacctgctaggtcacgccggccttcTAATGACTTGCTAGACTTTCTGATACCACGAAGTTGATTATATAGTCCGCGTTAGATATACAGGCTACGGGGGAGCGGTCCGAATTGGATTGGCACCCCATTCCTCCATTCCCCCATTGGGAATATGCctttaaaatctaaaaatgaaaaattgaatctatttttataaattttgccCATCAGAAAACCCTTCCTTTACAATCGAAATCAAATGTTGTCGATGGCATTTAACGTAAAAGATAAACCAGTTTATCTGCCTGCCAAGACCGTAGCAAGCTTTCGGTACATTGGACAGACACCAATCAGGTTTTGCCTAATCAGCACTTCAGCTTTATGTGCACACAGTGTTCACCAGATGATAGTTAATAAGAAGTGTACAACTACTAAGTAACTGTTATGATTCCGATTCCCTGATCGTATTCTCCTACTCAAACAGAATCCATATGAAACATCACGAACGCGAACCTGTTGAAACGGTCTACGAAGAGTTAGACGAGTCCACCTTAACCGATGGCTATTCTTCGTTTGAGTCATCGTGAGTAGCCGTTTTTATCGCGTGTTATAGTTGTCTTCTTTGTGTCCCtagtttttgctatttttaaacGCTTTTCCTGTTGGTAGCGATCGGTTGTAGGTTTTGCTTCTTGTACACCCCATCTGCATCCTCAGCCTTCATTGATAGCGCAACCCCTTTATTCAGTAAGTCTTTTCTACTTTATGTGGCAGCGATGACGAATCTGAAGGACAGACCGAGCAAAACACCTACTACACAATCACTCCTGATCTGGAAGAACCGCCCGTGTACGATACAATTATCCAAGAAGATCACATCCTCAAGGTGATCACCGAACTGATCGAGAAGGAACAGAAGTACATCGAAACGCTGGACCAGGGTATCCGTAACTATGTACCGGCAATGTACTCACAAACACTTCCGACCGCATTGCGTGGCTTGCGAAACATACTCTTTGTCAACCTGGAAGAAATCCTTCGCACACACCGGGATCATCTACTGCCCGATCTGGAGCGTGCCGCCAATCTGTCATCCACGACGTCAACCAACATTGAACGTAAGGCGGAAAAGATTGCGGAAGTGTTTCTGAGTTACATCGAGAACGAACGGTTCTACTGTTACGTAGAGTTTGCGATGCATCAGGCAAATTCGGAAGCGGTACGAttgcgatacaacgattactTCCTGAAGATCCAACATGATCTGGGAGATAAACTGGGATTAAACAGTTTGCTACTGCATCCGATTCAACGGTTACCACGGTACAAACTCCTGCTGAACGAGATGGTAAAAGATTTGCTAAGGAGTGGTGATGGAAAGCGCACGATGAGTCGAAGGACAGCGCTACTGTGCAAGGTGGACAAGCGTCTTAGTATACTGATCGATCGTGTTAATCAAGCGATCAATGTGCACGACATTCGTCAGTGTAGTGGAGGTCAGATGACAACCCATTCAAGCTTGAAGCATGGTTCGGACATACCGCTCACTCTCATACTTCAACCGGAAGGCA
This genomic window from Anopheles maculipalpis chromosome 2RL, idAnoMacuDA_375_x, whole genome shotgun sequence contains:
- the LOC126568670 gene encoding uncharacterized protein LOC126568670 — protein: MHRHNGNGGSGTNDDDVEEAIHQSFARPKRQTHLKPAADRISCDSGISLEDPALITNSTPINPPTVVRRPKGGNGATSYVRRLTQLFENLTHDELRHEQERQEQCTMSTTAVGTQSRTPWELQQVTEEPTTPEVNEEASNSTPTVPTICPVLPSAIVESVEVVRGTVESENCPASDATNDAEIAQDALGPLPVVARSRMPNLEASAEDRVMSMSVRMSGARASSGGMGKKRLSRRRRTQQMGEESGGGVGIVGGLRALSYANEQGDDKMDGGDGEQQYYDYIDDDDEFDTSDEEETVGRKPEQKGSEGEFGEGEAAPEISEAHNMHVPVIDRGTPHYEEHDEFSSSSFDSDSEDGEPFAVRPDSNSSLKTARVTSILQELLANEANYVQTLGRGIENYVSIMTGKDMPPALRGQKYHIFGNIEKIHNLHQNQFLPMLESNRASIAGIAETFIWFLENDKFYCYIMFALNRPKSERICNRNLDFFQRRQQEVDDKLGLNSFLLQPIQRLPRYKLLLAEINKEILKQMEDTLLESVKDEIGILCKAEKRLERFIDIVNEAMSINDIQECYEGPNSVRQELMNQCLAISDLFSSPLHAPMVLILRPAQDHNPAKREPINLFSQGKFRKMFEVDIYDWDHRRRYPAKLFLFERSAIYTEKVKTHLEYRGRYDESEIGIHNENRNKVYLYARKRGIQEIEVTCNDMNEAQRLSTHVEKMMREFAVNERDRINTLVRPRIPSVMTINRRSVTSMMSSNSAVSSMRESYESTSQTTWSTDKPIAQFATMQKNFCRILAANRRYYFNELPQELASRVADFMRVYDRILHFHTKRLYEDLSRPDTGIDEVCEFFIGYLKDGTLDFHHEYIRLFKPAAEVLKNIHKASRSSITDSMVAPTMDEFTFLCVQHWNKLEHFFQALVVQISEQMNSGHMEHQDLFRKLAYVEVQVASFRKLLFQNYRLFNMDEKISPERLGLVLYSDRVRYDNETISSHRVLLCERAVVCVKFHFIREFGRQTEKYTGFAFIDRFGRDGKMPNVRISKKSEVRLNVVQNEAKHPIDFGNTANRDKFYGQYCAVHAKHT